In Bos indicus isolate NIAB-ARS_2022 breed Sahiwal x Tharparkar chromosome 2, NIAB-ARS_B.indTharparkar_mat_pri_1.0, whole genome shotgun sequence, a single genomic region encodes these proteins:
- the LOC109569246 gene encoding histone H3-like — protein sequence MARTKQTARKSTGGKAPRKQLATKAARKSAPATGGVKKPHRYRPGTVALREIRRYQKSTELLIRKLLFQRLVREIAQDFKADLRFQSSAVMALQEASEAYLVGLFEDTNLCAIHAKRVTIMPKDIQLARRIRGERA from the coding sequence ATGGCGCGTACGAAGCAGACCGCCCGGAAGTCCACTGGTGGCAAGGCCCCGCGGAAGCAGCTGGCCACCAAGGCGGCTCGCAAGAGCGCGCCGGCCACGGGCGGCGTCAAGAAGCCGCATCGTTATAGGCCGGGCACCGTGGCCCTGCGGGAGATTCGGCGCTACCAGAAGTCGACCGAGCTGCTGATCCGCAAGCTGCTGTTCCAGCGGCTGGTGCGCGAGATCGCGCAGGACTTTAAGGCCGATCTGCGCTTCCAGAGCTCGGCCGTGATGGCGCTGCAGGAGGCGAGCGAGGCCTACCTGGTGGGGCTGTTTGAAGACACGAACCTGTGCGCCATCCACGCCAAGCGCGTGACCATCATGCCCAAAGACATCCAGCTGGCTCGTCGCATCCGCGGGGAGCGGGCTTAA